A genomic segment from Paenibacillus sp. FSL K6-1096 encodes:
- a CDS encoding adenylosuccinate synthase, giving the protein MSTVVVVGTQWGDEGKGKITDFLAESADVVARYQGGNNAGHTILIDGKKFKLSLIPSGVFYKEKTCVIGNGMVINPEALIQEINYIHDNGFDTKNLVISDRAHVIMPYHMVLDALEEDRKGPNKIGTTRKGIGPCYMDKAARNGIRIADLMDAEEFELRLRPLMAEKNQVITQVYGAEPLDVEEILKKYLEYAEVLRNYVTDTSVVLNDAIDKDAKVLFEGAQGVMLDIDQGTYPFVTSSNPSAGGVCIGSGVGPSKIQQVIGVAKSYTTRVGDGPFPTELNDATGDYIRETGHEYGTVTGRARRVGWFDSVVVRHARRVSGITGLSLNSLDVLSGLETVKICTGYKYRGEVITHYPASLKMLAECEAVYEELPGWSEDITSAKTLDDLPANTRRYVERVSELTGIPISIFSVGRNREQTNQVQPIYI; this is encoded by the coding sequence TCACGGATTTTCTGGCGGAAAGTGCAGATGTGGTCGCCCGGTATCAGGGGGGTAACAATGCCGGTCACACGATTCTGATTGACGGAAAGAAGTTCAAGCTGAGCTTGATTCCATCGGGTGTATTCTATAAAGAGAAGACTTGCGTAATCGGCAACGGAATGGTTATTAATCCCGAAGCCCTGATCCAGGAAATTAATTATATTCATGACAACGGCTTCGATACGAAGAATCTGGTCATCAGCGACCGTGCCCATGTCATTATGCCTTATCATATGGTGCTTGATGCGCTGGAGGAAGACCGCAAGGGCCCGAACAAAATCGGTACTACCCGCAAAGGGATTGGCCCGTGCTATATGGATAAAGCGGCCCGCAACGGCATCCGGATTGCCGATCTGATGGATGCTGAGGAATTCGAGCTGAGACTCCGCCCGCTGATGGCAGAGAAGAACCAGGTCATCACCCAGGTCTACGGTGCCGAGCCGCTGGATGTAGAAGAGATTCTGAAGAAATATCTGGAGTATGCCGAAGTGCTGCGTAACTATGTAACCGATACCTCAGTGGTGCTGAACGATGCCATTGACAAGGATGCCAAGGTGTTGTTCGAGGGCGCGCAAGGGGTCATGCTGGATATTGACCAAGGGACGTATCCGTTCGTGACTTCATCGAATCCGTCGGCGGGCGGGGTCTGCATCGGCTCGGGCGTAGGCCCGTCCAAGATTCAGCAGGTCATCGGTGTAGCCAAGTCGTACACAACCCGTGTCGGTGACGGTCCGTTCCCGACAGAGCTGAACGATGCCACCGGTGATTATATCCGGGAGACGGGACATGAATACGGAACGGTTACCGGCCGTGCCCGCCGTGTAGGCTGGTTCGACAGTGTAGTGGTGCGCCATGCCCGCCGCGTCAGCGGAATTACCGGCCTGTCGCTGAATTCACTGGACGTGCTTAGCGGCCTTGAGACGGTTAAGATCTGCACGGGCTACAAATACCGCGGCGAAGTGATTACCCACTACCCGGCCAGCCTGAAGATGCTGGCGGAGTGTGAGGCAGTATATGAGGAGCTTCCAGGCTGGAGCGAGGATATCACCTCCGCGAAGACGCTGGACGATCTTCCGGCCAATACGCGCAGATATGTAGAACGGGTCTCGGAGCTGACCGGCATTCCGATCTCGATCTTCTCTGTAGGCCGCAACCGGGAACAGACGAATCAAGTTCAGCCTATCTATATCTAA